The genomic stretch GGAGGCATTAAGGGAAGTTAACACGGCTCCGGAAGCGCGGATACGGAAAAGCTGGGCCAGCAGCACCGTAAAGGAAGCCGCATTGAGAAAAAAGCAGGCGGCCAGTCCCCACCGGCCAATAATGAGCCCCGCCAGCGCCGGACCGGCAATGCGGGCGCTATTAAAAAGGGCGGCGTGCAGAGAAAGCGCGTTCATTAAATCCCGGCGGTCAACCAAGCTGATGATGAAGGACTGGCGGGCCGGCATATCAGCAGCGTTTAAAAGCCCCAGAAAAGCAGCGCAGCTCAATACTTCCCAGTAACGCACGCGGCCCGAAGCAACCAGCAAGCCTAACAGAAAGGCGACAAGCATCATCCCCGTTTGGGTAGCAATAATCAAAGACTTTTTGGGAACGCGATCGGCAAGGATGCCGCCATAGAGGGAAAAGAGAAGCACCGGCAGAAACTGCACCGTACCGACGAGTCCCAGCAAGAAGGCGGAACGGGTGAGTTCCAGAACCAGCCAAGAAAGCGCCACCTGCTGCAGCCAGGTCCCGGTAACGGAAACAAGCTGCCCCGTCCAGTAGAGGCGGTAGTCCCGGTGGTAAAGCGCCGCAAAAGCCGGGAACCGTTGCCTTGCGACCCCGGTTGTTTCCGAAGGGGGAGTCACTGCGCCATCCATGGAGGTATTTTACCAAAGCCGTCTGAGGAGAAACAACACGTGATCCTGCCCGGCCCTCATCTATTCAAAGACGCGCCTAGGACTTGTAAGCCGAGGTAACGCCTGGTTTTCAATTCCTCGTAGGTAGGCTGGAAACCCTCATCCTCCTGCCCTTTTCTCTGCTCGTCTCGCTCGTTTCAATTCCTCGTAGGTAGGCTGGAAACCAGCGATTTCCTCCGGGCTCAGCTTATACGTGACCACGTTTCAATTCCTCGTAGGTAGGCTGGAAACCGCCTTCGTCGTGCGCGCGCTCGTGGAGACTGCTTCGTTTCAATTCCTCGTAGGTAGGCTGGAAACAAAAGTCACAAGCCGGTTCAAATCCGGCCACGCCCCGGTTTCAATTCCTCGTAGGTAGGCTGGAAACGATCATCGTCTTGCCTGAAGCGCCCGGGCCGTACCAGTTTCAATTCCTCGTAGGTAGGCTGGAAACTCTGCTGCGCCTTCCATAGCGCCTGTAGCCAGTCCGGTTTCAATTCCTCGTAGGTAGGCTGGAAACACCTGTTGGCATTCGTCACAGTTTTGTACAGGCACAGTTTCAATTCCTCGTAGGTAGGCTGGAAACGAATTTGACTTCGACGAATTCGCCCGCCAGCTTGGCGTTTCAATTCCTCGTAGGTAGGCTGGAAACCGTGCAGAACCAAGTCGACTTTGCCCGAAAGTATGCGTTTCAATTCCTCGTAGGTAGGCTGGAAACCTGGTGCTGGCCTTCGCGTTGAACGTAGACTTCTTGTTTCAATTCCTCGTAGGTAGGCTGGAAACCCTGACACCGGTAGTCTTGAATCTGGTAATAGGTGTGTTTCAATTCCTCGTAGGTAGGCTGGAAACAAAAGTCACAAGCCGGTTCAAATCCGGCCACGCCCCGGTTTCAATTCCTCGTAGGTAGGCTGGAAACGATCATCGTCTTGCCTGAAGCGCCCGGGCCGTACCAGTTTCAATTCCTCGTAGGTAGGCTGGAAACTCTGCTGCGCCTTCCATAGCGCCTGTAGCCAGTCCGGTTTCAATTCCTCGTAGGTAGGCTGGAAACACCTGTTGGCATTCGTCACAGTTTTGTACAGGCACAGTTTCAATTCCTCGTAGGTAGGCTGGAAACGAATTTGACTTCGACGAATTCGCCCGCCAGCTTGGCGTTTCAATTCCTCGTAGGTAGGCTGGAAACCGTGCAGAACCAAGTCGACTTTGCCCGAAAGTATGCGTTTCAATTCCTCGTAGGTAGGCTGGAAACCTGGTGCTGGCCTTCGCGTTGAACGTAGACTTCTTGTTTCAATTCCTCGTAGGTAGGCTGGAAACCCTGACACCGGTAGTCTTGAATCTGGTAATAGGTGTGTTTCAATTCCTCGTAGGTAGGCTGGAAACCGTCGAGTTCGTTGATAAGGTCGAATAACTCACCTTGTTTCAATTCCTCGTAGGTAGGCTGGAAACTGAATACAAGTATAAAGACGTATAAATACATACGTAGTTTCAATTCCTCGTAGGTAGGCTGGAAACCCGTTCGGGCGGCATGGCTCGGGCATCCGCCGCTTTTCCTTATAACCGGAGCGGTGACCGCTCGCGCTCTATTCGTTTCAATTCCTCGTAGGTAGGCTGGAAACCTTGCCGCCCGCAACGGTGTCGTCGGTCCCCCGGCTTTTTTACACTATTGGACACCGACGACAAAATTCCTGCTACCAGATCCATTCCTCCCCGCCCTTTTTTACCCCCATAAGTTCGCGCCTGGTGTAGCGCCAGTCGCCCAGGACGTAAAAGAGGACGGAGTCTTCGCGAAGGTCGATAACCCGGCTAAGATCGGCCTTGAGCTTGCGGAAGCCGGCCTCGGTGAGTTCACCCTCGAGCACC from Thermodesulfitimonas autotrophica encodes the following:
- a CDS encoding MFS transporter, encoding MTPPSETTGVARQRFPAFAALYHRDYRLYWTGQLVSVTGTWLQQVALSWLVLELTRSAFLLGLVGTVQFLPVLLFSLYGGILADRVPKKSLIIATQTGMMLVAFLLGLLVASGRVRYWEVLSCAAFLGLLNAADMPARQSFIISLVDRRDLMNALSLHAALFNSARIAGPALAGLIIGRWGLAACFFLNAASFTVLLAQLFRIRASGAVLTSLNASLGVEIRSVLAYVRRMPGILFPLLLLAELSLLAINFNVLVPAFIRLTLGKNVGDYGFVLAVQGLGAVAGGLILAVASRRGPRRWWLGVGALTLAGAQVVLGCWPGYHQAVWLLFLAGLGMTTFASTANTLVQLAVADEFRGRVMSLYVIFFVGTTPVGNFLVGTIAHRWGVPAAFAVGGGAALFLGILTALWWRQAERRGLGFARAAS
- the cas2 gene encoding CRISPR-associated endonuclease Cas2, with translation MYLILVYDVNVKRVAKVLKTARKYLHWVQNSVLEGELTEAGFRKLKADLSRVIDLREDSVLFYVLGDWRYTRRELMGVKKGGEEWIW